Below is a window of Ktedonobacteraceae bacterium DNA.
CGTGGCAAATGCACCAAAGGTTCTGATTGTTGACGATAGCGCTACGTCATGTTTATTAATGGCTCGCGCCCTGGCAAATGCCGGGTGCGATGTAATAACTGCATCCGATGGGAATGAGGGCATAGCTAAGGCTCTCATGGAACGCCCTCATTGTGTCATACTCGATGTTGTCCTGCCGGGAGTTAGCGGCTACGGTATATGCCGCCAGTTGCGAGCGTTGGACCCGGAACGCAACCTCTCCATCATCATGGTGAGTACCAAGAATACTTCGCTGGATCAAAGCTGGGGGCTGCGCCAGGGGGCAGATCGCTATCTGCCCAAGCCATTTACCGAAGAAACGCTGGTGCAAACTGTGGGAGAGGTGTT
It encodes the following:
- a CDS encoding response regulator, which produces MANAPKVLIVDDSATSCLLMARALANAGCDVITASDGNEGIAKALMERPHCVILDVVLPGVSGYGICRQLRALDPERNLSIIMVSTKNTSLDQSWGLRQGADRYLPKPFTEETLVQTVGEVLTEHMYR